One window from the genome of Amycolatopsis sp. NBC_01480 encodes:
- a CDS encoding enoyl-CoA hydratase-related protein codes for MIDLEHAHGVAVIRMHENRCGALDPSTLDRVAAALRYVGDAYAVVLTGWEDVFSRGWAGGDPELLERAVLAVSRHPMPVVAAIGGDALGAGYALAAAADARVMSSEGQLGLAGAAALTPDVEAVLRRHAGAAWRAVSVGERIFGADSARAAGLVNVCCAPGEVVRVAVERAALLAGSAGEKLVSVHDG; via the coding sequence ATGATCGACCTGGAGCACGCTCACGGGGTGGCCGTGATCCGGATGCACGAGAACCGGTGCGGCGCGCTCGATCCGTCCACTTTGGACCGGGTGGCCGCCGCGCTGCGGTATGTGGGTGACGCGTACGCGGTGGTGCTGACCGGCTGGGAGGACGTGTTCTCCCGCGGCTGGGCCGGCGGCGACCCGGAGCTGCTGGAGCGCGCCGTGCTCGCGGTGTCCCGCCATCCGATGCCGGTGGTGGCAGCCATCGGCGGGGACGCGCTGGGTGCGGGCTACGCGCTGGCCGCGGCCGCCGATGCCCGGGTGATGTCGTCGGAAGGACAGCTCGGCCTGGCCGGAGCGGCGGCGCTGACTCCGGACGTCGAAGCAGTCCTGCGTCGGCACGCGGGCGCGGCTTGGCGGGCGGTTTCGGTGGGGGAGCGGATCTTCGGGGCGGATTCGGCACGGGCTGCGGGACTGGTGAACGTCTGCTGCGCGCCGGGTGAGGTGGTGCGGGTGGCCGTGGAACGGGCGGCGCTGCTGGCCGGGTCTGCCGGTGAAAAGCTCGTGAGCGTTCACGACGGTTAG
- a CDS encoding glycoside hydrolase family 30 protein has product MLYTVTAAAAAVTMATGPATAGPQTVHEWLTQPGVTTPTDAQLSWQSPAASGATTVRLDPGVKFQSVSGFGAAITDSAAHVLYGLAPAARDEVMKNLFDPRAGAGISFLRQPIGASDFAVGQDYSFDDVPAGQTDYSLRHFSIAHDEAQILPLVRQAEKLNPKLQIVASPWSMPGWMKTGGSMIDGKLIDSPQIYRAYAAYLVKFLQAYQKAGVHVDYLTVQNEPQALERKNYPGTDLPWQQEAKVIEALGPAIRAAGLDTKILGFDHNWTEHPGDIASHQRAGEDPQPEYPYDLLATNAAKWMAGTAYHCYYGSPDAQTPLKASYPGKDVFMTECEGGDSSTIIGVMQNWGRSSIDWNIALDENHGPHLGGCGTCNGTVTVNSQTRAVTYNDQYRDIEHFSKFVPPGAVHIAASVVYTSGTSTPIQAVAFTNPDRSTALVALNTAKTAQTFTVVSGDRSFDATVPAGATVTFHWSGR; this is encoded by the coding sequence GTGCTGTATACCGTGACGGCCGCGGCGGCCGCCGTCACGATGGCGACCGGTCCGGCGACGGCCGGTCCGCAGACCGTGCACGAGTGGCTCACCCAGCCCGGCGTCACCACGCCTACCGACGCCCAGCTGAGCTGGCAGAGCCCGGCGGCGTCGGGGGCGACGACGGTCCGGCTGGACCCGGGCGTCAAGTTCCAGTCCGTGTCCGGCTTCGGCGCGGCCATCACCGATTCCGCCGCCCACGTGCTGTACGGCCTCGCGCCGGCGGCCCGCGACGAGGTGATGAAGAACCTGTTCGACCCCCGGGCCGGGGCCGGCATCAGCTTCCTGCGCCAGCCGATCGGCGCGTCGGACTTCGCCGTGGGCCAGGACTACAGCTTCGACGACGTGCCCGCGGGCCAGACCGACTACTCGCTGCGGCACTTCTCCATCGCCCACGACGAGGCCCAGATCCTGCCGCTGGTGCGCCAGGCGGAGAAGCTGAACCCCAAGCTGCAGATCGTCGCGAGCCCGTGGAGCATGCCGGGCTGGATGAAGACCGGCGGTTCGATGATCGACGGCAAGCTGATCGACTCGCCGCAGATCTACCGCGCCTACGCCGCGTACCTGGTGAAGTTCCTTCAGGCGTACCAAAAAGCCGGCGTGCACGTGGACTACCTGACCGTGCAGAACGAGCCGCAGGCGCTGGAGCGCAAGAACTACCCGGGCACCGACCTGCCGTGGCAGCAGGAGGCGAAGGTGATCGAGGCGCTCGGCCCGGCCATCCGCGCGGCCGGCCTCGACACGAAGATCCTCGGCTTCGACCACAACTGGACCGAGCACCCCGGTGACATCGCCTCGCACCAGCGCGCGGGGGAGGACCCGCAGCCGGAATACCCGTACGACCTGCTGGCCACGAACGCCGCGAAGTGGATGGCGGGCACGGCGTACCACTGTTACTACGGCTCGCCGGACGCCCAGACACCGCTGAAGGCCTCGTACCCGGGCAAAGACGTCTTCATGACCGAGTGCGAGGGCGGCGACTCGTCCACCATCATCGGCGTGATGCAGAACTGGGGCCGCAGCTCGATCGACTGGAACATCGCGCTGGACGAGAACCACGGCCCGCACCTGGGCGGCTGCGGCACCTGCAACGGCACCGTCACGGTGAACTCGCAGACCCGGGCGGTCACCTACAACGACCAGTACCGGGACATCGAGCACTTCTCCAAGTTCGTGCCGCCGGGCGCGGTGCACATCGCCGCCTCGGTCGTCTACACGAGCGGGACCAGCACGCCGATCCAGGCCGTCGCGTTCACGAACCCCGACCGTTCCACCGCGCTGGTCGCGCTGAACACGGCGAAGACGGCGCAGACGTTCACCGTGGTCTCGGGCGACCGGTCGTTCGACGCGACCGTGCCCGCGGGCGCGACCGTGACCTTCCACTGGAGCGGCCGCTGA
- a CDS encoding LLM class flavin-dependent oxidoreductase has protein sequence MSVVRHGVYLPPFGPFGEPSVLVDLAVRAEAAGWDGVFLWDHVVTDAMPIADTWTTLAAIAQATTALRLGPMVTPLARRRPWTVARQAATVDRLSGGRLILGTGLGSDESGDFSRFGEPGGLAERSSRFDEGLEVVRAMLSGDAVRHQGEHYQVTLEPAAPQPIPLWTAASTSHPHVLDRAAASDGFFPNPGPHPPSPEDLARLVTRVRPAGRPFDVAVAGNASPAWDEPTGLDLGALAEAGMTWWMESLIHFDPLELSLQVVDAGPPRA, from the coding sequence ATGAGCGTTGTGCGCCACGGCGTGTACCTGCCGCCGTTCGGGCCGTTCGGGGAGCCGTCGGTGCTCGTCGACCTGGCGGTGCGGGCGGAGGCGGCCGGGTGGGACGGGGTGTTCCTGTGGGACCACGTCGTCACGGACGCGATGCCGATCGCCGATACCTGGACCACGCTCGCCGCGATCGCGCAGGCGACCACAGCCCTGCGGCTCGGCCCGATGGTCACGCCGCTGGCCCGGCGACGGCCGTGGACGGTCGCGCGGCAGGCGGCCACCGTCGACCGCCTCTCGGGCGGGCGGCTGATCCTCGGCACCGGCCTCGGGTCCGACGAGTCCGGCGACTTCAGCCGGTTCGGCGAACCCGGCGGACTCGCCGAACGCTCGTCACGATTCGACGAAGGCCTCGAAGTCGTGCGCGCCATGCTGTCCGGCGACGCGGTGCGCCATCAGGGCGAGCACTACCAGGTGACGCTGGAACCTGCTGCGCCACAACCGATCCCGCTCTGGACGGCCGCCTCCACCAGCCACCCGCACGTGCTCGACCGCGCCGCCGCGAGCGACGGCTTCTTCCCCAACCCCGGCCCGCACCCGCCCTCGCCGGAGGATCTGGCCCGCCTCGTCACCCGGGTCCGTCCGGCCGGGCGCCCGTTCGACGTCGCCGTGGCCGGCAACGCGAGCCCGGCCTGGGACGAGCCCACCGGACTCGATCTGGGCGCGCTGGCCGAGGCGGGCATGACCTGGTGGATGGAGTCCCTCATCCACTTCGACCCGCTGGAACTGTCCCTGCAAGTCGTCGACGCCGGACCGCCGCGCGCCTGA
- a CDS encoding L,D-transpeptidase — MRVRSYAAGLLTAVAVTGCSAQAATEPPPVQASSRPAAPSVTPSSTTLPPPPSPPCSVKTGACASLSLRLAWLLKDGAVVYGPVPMEPGDATQPTPAGTFRVAWKDKVHTSSEYGDPMPNSVFFAAGGIAFHAGPLDRPSHGCIHLTDTDSAVFFDGLPVGAEIEVTH, encoded by the coding sequence ATGCGGGTGAGGAGCTACGCGGCGGGGCTGCTGACGGCCGTGGCCGTGACGGGTTGCTCGGCCCAGGCGGCGACCGAGCCGCCACCGGTCCAGGCGTCGAGCCGGCCCGCGGCGCCGAGCGTGACTCCCAGTTCGACCACCCTGCCGCCACCGCCGTCGCCGCCGTGTTCGGTGAAAACGGGGGCTTGCGCGAGCCTGTCGCTGCGGCTGGCGTGGCTGCTGAAGGACGGCGCGGTCGTGTACGGCCCGGTGCCGATGGAGCCGGGCGACGCCACCCAGCCGACGCCGGCCGGCACCTTCCGCGTCGCGTGGAAGGACAAGGTCCACACCAGCAGCGAGTACGGCGACCCGATGCCCAACTCGGTGTTCTTCGCCGCCGGCGGCATCGCCTTCCACGCCGGCCCGCTGGACCGGCCCTCACACGGCTGCATCCACCTGACCGACACCGATTCGGCGGTGTTCTTCGACGGCTTGCCGGTCGGCGCCGAGATCGAAGTAACACACTGA
- a CDS encoding NAD(P)/FAD-dependent oxidoreductase — protein MRVVIVGGGFAGYHAAKALLKTAGGQGVEVVVVNPTDYFLYLPLLPEVSSGILDPRAITVSIPDTLPGVRLALGKATAVDLDGHTVSYTDPEDREHRLSYDRLILAAGSVNKLLPIPGVAEYAHGFRGVPEALYLRDHVTRQIELAAAAEDPAERDARCTFVVVGAGYTGTEVAAQGPDFTAALAARRPGLEGQRIRWLLLDIADKVLPELNPKLGRTADQVLRARGVEVLMGTSVGHAGPDGVQLTNGETVATRTLVWCVGVRPDPFVSQLGLDTAKGRIVVTAQLNVPGREDVFACGDAAAVPDLTQPGTYTAMTAQHAERQGRLAGRNVAASLGHGRARTYRHHDLGFVVDLGAGRAAANPLHIPLSGRVAKIVTRGYHLFAMPGNRLRTATGWALATVSRRPTVQLGLVRGAAVPLDTDSPELPSLGR, from the coding sequence ATGCGGGTCGTGATCGTCGGCGGCGGATTCGCCGGCTACCACGCGGCGAAGGCGCTGCTGAAGACCGCCGGCGGCCAGGGCGTCGAGGTCGTGGTCGTGAACCCGACCGACTACTTCCTCTACCTGCCGCTGCTGCCGGAGGTCTCGTCCGGGATCCTCGACCCGCGGGCGATCACCGTGTCGATCCCGGACACCCTGCCCGGGGTGCGGCTCGCGCTCGGCAAGGCGACCGCGGTCGACCTCGACGGGCACACCGTCAGCTACACCGATCCCGAGGACCGCGAGCACCGGCTGTCCTACGATCGGCTGATCCTCGCCGCCGGCAGCGTGAACAAGCTGCTGCCGATCCCCGGGGTCGCCGAGTACGCGCACGGGTTCCGAGGGGTACCCGAGGCGCTGTACTTGCGCGACCACGTCACGCGCCAGATCGAGCTGGCGGCGGCCGCCGAGGACCCGGCGGAGCGGGACGCGCGGTGCACGTTCGTGGTCGTCGGCGCGGGGTACACCGGCACGGAGGTCGCCGCGCAGGGCCCGGACTTCACCGCCGCGCTCGCCGCCCGGCGCCCCGGGCTGGAGGGACAGCGCATCCGCTGGCTGCTGCTGGACATCGCGGACAAGGTGCTGCCCGAGCTGAACCCGAAGCTCGGCCGGACCGCCGACCAGGTGCTGCGGGCCCGCGGTGTCGAAGTCCTCATGGGCACCTCCGTCGGCCACGCCGGGCCGGACGGCGTCCAGCTCACGAACGGCGAAACGGTGGCCACGCGCACGCTGGTGTGGTGCGTCGGGGTGCGGCCGGATCCGTTCGTCTCCCAGCTCGGCCTGGACACGGCGAAGGGCCGGATCGTCGTCACCGCTCAGCTGAACGTGCCGGGCCGCGAGGACGTGTTCGCCTGCGGCGACGCCGCCGCGGTGCCGGACCTGACGCAGCCCGGCACGTACACGGCGATGACCGCCCAGCACGCCGAACGGCAGGGCCGGCTGGCCGGGCGCAACGTCGCCGCTTCGCTCGGGCACGGCCGCGCGCGCACGTACCGCCACCACGACCTCGGCTTCGTCGTCGACCTCGGCGCGGGCCGGGCCGCGGCGAACCCGCTGCACATCCCGCTTTCCGGCCGGGTCGCGAAGATCGTCACCCGCGGGTACCACCTGTTCGCCATGCCGGGCAACCGGCTGCGCACCGCCACCGGCTGGGCACTGGCCACGGTGAGCCGCCGCCCGACCGTCCAATTGGGACTCGTGCGCGGAGCGGCCGTACCGCTGGACACGGACTCCCCGGAGCTGCCTAGCCTCGGTCGCTGA
- a CDS encoding PadR family transcriptional regulator, protein MTYVWIEVLLLAKLARQPMHGYELRKQVEESSGRALSNNSLYPALRRFAEAGAVTRAAEPQEGKPPRHIYTITDVGRELLHDMLADLPPELAGDAAEFLARVASFRWLAPDERVAVLDARVSAVTAQADRMAKLAAAQPDPWSRLVLDEVGRRLADEQDWLATLRARARKPLSEEELR, encoded by the coding sequence GTGACCTACGTGTGGATCGAGGTCTTGCTGCTCGCCAAGCTGGCCAGGCAGCCCATGCACGGCTACGAGCTGCGCAAGCAGGTCGAGGAGTCGAGCGGGCGGGCGCTGTCCAACAACTCGCTCTACCCGGCGTTGCGCCGGTTCGCCGAGGCCGGCGCGGTCACCCGGGCCGCCGAGCCGCAGGAGGGCAAGCCGCCCCGGCACATCTACACGATCACCGACGTCGGGCGGGAGCTGCTGCACGACATGCTCGCGGACCTGCCCCCCGAGCTGGCCGGCGATGCCGCCGAGTTCCTGGCGCGGGTGGCCAGCTTCCGCTGGCTGGCGCCGGACGAGCGGGTCGCGGTGCTCGACGCGCGGGTGAGCGCGGTGACCGCGCAGGCGGACCGGATGGCCAAGCTGGCCGCGGCGCAGCCGGACCCGTGGAGCCGGCTGGTGCTCGACGAGGTCGGCCGCCGCCTGGCCGACGAACAGGACTGGCTCGCGACGCTGCGTGCGCGGGCCCGGAAACCCTTATCCGAGGAGGAACTTCGATGA
- a CDS encoding SigB/SigF/SigG family RNA polymerase sigma factor produces the protein MTGNQPATRRRDEYAHTAPLFEQLAELAGDDPRRTALRERLVTEFLPVAEHIATRFTGRGEPREDLVQVGRIGLIHAIDRFTPDRGPDFLSFAVPTIMGEIRRHFRDTGWSVRVPRRLKELHLALSHGSGELSQTLGRAPTPTELAQHLNLDLAEVHEGLIAGNAYQTLSVDKPVHDDAEPLSLADTLGEVDPELAQIENHEALQPLLRELPKRERAILVMRFFGGLTQTQIADRVGISQMHVSRLLSQTLEQLRGKLTGEP, from the coding sequence GTGACCGGGAACCAGCCGGCCACCCGGCGCCGGGACGAGTACGCCCACACCGCGCCGCTGTTCGAGCAGCTGGCGGAGCTGGCCGGGGACGACCCCCGCAGGACCGCGCTGCGGGAGCGGCTCGTGACCGAGTTCCTGCCCGTGGCCGAGCACATCGCCACCCGGTTCACCGGGCGCGGCGAGCCGCGCGAGGACCTGGTGCAGGTCGGCCGGATCGGGCTGATCCACGCGATCGACCGGTTCACGCCCGACCGCGGCCCGGACTTCCTGTCCTTCGCCGTGCCGACGATCATGGGCGAGATCCGCCGGCACTTCCGCGACACCGGCTGGTCGGTGCGCGTGCCGCGCCGGCTCAAGGAGCTGCACCTGGCGCTCAGCCACGGCTCCGGCGAGCTCTCGCAGACCCTCGGCCGCGCGCCGACGCCGACCGAGCTGGCCCAGCACCTGAACCTCGACCTCGCGGAAGTCCACGAAGGACTGATCGCGGGCAACGCGTACCAGACCCTCTCGGTCGACAAGCCGGTGCACGACGACGCCGAGCCCCTGTCGCTGGCCGACACTCTCGGCGAGGTGGACCCGGAGCTGGCGCAGATCGAGAATCACGAGGCGCTGCAACCACTTCTGCGCGAGCTGCCGAAGCGCGAGCGCGCCATCCTGGTGATGCGGTTCTTCGGCGGGCTGACCCAGACGCAGATCGCCGACCGCGTCGGCATCTCGCAGATGCACGTGTCCCGGCTGCTGTCGCAGACCCTCGAGCAGCTGCGCGGCAAGCTGACCGGAGAGCCGTGA
- a CDS encoding ATP-binding protein yields the protein MDNEGAGSARGGLPAVDRLLDELIELRVPADAAQIPLVRMLVQAVVVRADYGLDAIADAKMAVDEACAQLVELADLGATMTCRFRVAPEGIHLTVETQSRHSRPPSDRSFGWHVLTTLAHSVRARSVPVPGEDLNTLSIDLDLGAGTANG from the coding sequence ATGGACAACGAGGGAGCAGGCAGTGCCCGAGGCGGGCTGCCCGCGGTGGATCGGCTGCTCGACGAGCTGATCGAGCTGCGGGTGCCCGCCGACGCCGCCCAGATACCCCTGGTGCGAATGCTCGTCCAGGCGGTGGTCGTGCGCGCGGACTACGGCCTGGACGCGATCGCGGACGCGAAGATGGCGGTCGACGAGGCCTGCGCGCAGCTGGTGGAGCTGGCCGACCTCGGCGCGACGATGACCTGCCGGTTCCGCGTGGCGCCCGAGGGCATCCACCTCACCGTGGAGACGCAGTCGCGGCACAGCCGGCCGCCGAGCGACCGCTCCTTCGGCTGGCACGTGCTGACCACCCTGGCGCACTCGGTGCGGGCGCGCAGCGTCCCGGTCCCCGGCGAGGACCTGAACACCCTTTCCATCGACCTCGACCTGGGCGCGGGGACGGCGAACGGGTGA
- a CDS encoding bifunctional nuclease family protein — MVQVRVQGLAVVAQEVAPVVLLREEAGLRRWLAITIGAPEAQELAAAQERTASPRPGTVELILEVIAALGQRVVQIEVTELRDSIFHADLVLDDGVRVSARPSDAIAVGLRANAPIEVAEAVLEEAAVDVTVANADEAADVLGGLPGDPLDGPPETSEDQIRQFRDLLDEVSPDDFRDPGTG, encoded by the coding sequence ATGGTGCAGGTGCGGGTGCAGGGCTTGGCCGTCGTCGCGCAGGAGGTGGCGCCGGTCGTGCTGCTGCGGGAGGAGGCCGGCCTGCGCCGCTGGCTGGCCATCACGATCGGCGCGCCCGAGGCCCAGGAGCTGGCCGCGGCGCAGGAACGGACCGCTTCGCCCCGGCCGGGCACGGTCGAGCTGATCCTCGAGGTGATCGCGGCGCTGGGACAGCGCGTCGTGCAGATCGAGGTGACCGAGCTGCGCGACAGCATCTTCCACGCCGACCTGGTGCTGGACGACGGCGTGCGGGTCTCGGCGCGCCCGAGCGACGCGATCGCCGTCGGCCTGCGCGCGAACGCCCCGATCGAGGTGGCCGAGGCGGTGCTGGAGGAGGCCGCGGTCGACGTCACCGTGGCCAACGCGGACGAGGCGGCGGACGTGCTCGGCGGCTTGCCGGGCGATCCCCTCGACGGCCCCCCGGAGACCAGCGAGGACCAGATCCGCCAGTTCCGCGACCTGCTCGACGAGGTCAGCCCCGACGACTTCCGCGACCCCGGCACGGGCTGA
- a CDS encoding STAS domain-containing protein, translating to MSDVRHTDSRSRPIPDAVGELRLHVRRPAPGTAVIEVAGELDLNTAPRLAEVVEPRIRSMVGVVIIDLGRTTFLAVSGLRTLHRLHTLAREHDVDFYLDPAESRLVRRVLELLPLGCERPGITESLDGTRLPAPRGIPT from the coding sequence ATGAGCGACGTACGCCATACCGACAGCAGGAGCAGACCGATTCCCGACGCCGTCGGGGAACTCCGGCTGCACGTCCGCCGCCCCGCCCCGGGCACCGCCGTGATCGAGGTGGCCGGCGAGCTGGACCTCAACACGGCCCCGCGCCTGGCCGAGGTCGTGGAGCCACGGATCCGCAGCATGGTCGGGGTAGTGATCATCGACCTCGGCCGGACCACGTTCCTGGCGGTCAGCGGCCTGCGGACGCTGCACCGCCTGCACACGCTGGCCCGCGAGCACGATGTCGACTTCTACCTCGACCCCGCCGAATCGCGCCTGGTGCGCCGGGTGCTGGAGCTGCTGCCGCTGGGCTGCGAACGCCCCGGCATCACCGAAAGCCTCGACGGGACGCGCCTTCCGGCGCCCCGGGGCATCCCGACCTGA
- a CDS encoding VOC family protein: MATRLNPYISFRDQARPALEFYRDALGGELTLTTFGESGMPDSPDAKLIMHGQLETPAGFTLMVADTPAGMDYNPGMNISVSLSGDSGDELRGYWDKISEGGTVTVALEKQMWGDEFGMCVDRFGISWMVNIGQPQA, translated from the coding sequence GTGGCCACTAGACTGAACCCGTACATCAGCTTCCGCGACCAAGCCCGCCCCGCCCTCGAGTTCTACCGCGACGCGCTCGGCGGCGAACTCACGCTGACCACGTTCGGCGAGTCCGGGATGCCCGACTCCCCTGATGCCAAACTGATCATGCACGGCCAGCTCGAGACCCCCGCCGGCTTCACGCTGATGGTGGCCGACACGCCGGCGGGCATGGATTACAACCCCGGCATGAACATCTCGGTCAGCCTCAGCGGCGACAGCGGTGACGAGCTGCGCGGCTACTGGGACAAGATCTCCGAGGGCGGCACGGTGACCGTGGCGCTGGAGAAGCAGATGTGGGGCGACGAGTTCGGCATGTGCGTCGACCGGTTCGGCATCTCCTGGATGGTCAACATCGGGCAGCCGCAGGCCTGA
- a CDS encoding LLM class flavin-dependent oxidoreductase gives MELGIYSFGDRPPDPLTGEQVPVAQRLAETVERIKLADELGLGFYGLGEHHLENYAISNPATVLAAAASVTEHITLSSAVTVLSTEDPVRVYQQFTTLDQLSKGRAELLAGRGSFTESFPLFGADLGDYDALYEEKLALLLRIDREDPITWSGRFRPPLENAHVYPRPYGRRLRISVGTGGNPESSIRAGLLGLPVVYAIIGGQPERFAPLVDLYRRAGEAGEHAPEDLNVTMSAIGLIAENSQDAKESFYPYWLETMKYGAQARGWAIPSRAEYDSYTHNAQSLFTGSPAEIAERLITVGKLTGADRYAMQMDWSGVPHAKIMKAIELLGTEVLPAVRKEFPAQP, from the coding sequence ATGGAACTCGGCATCTACAGCTTCGGCGACCGCCCGCCGGACCCGCTGACCGGCGAGCAGGTGCCGGTCGCGCAGCGGCTGGCGGAGACCGTCGAGCGGATCAAGCTCGCGGACGAGCTCGGCCTCGGCTTCTACGGCCTCGGCGAGCACCACCTGGAGAATTACGCCATCTCGAACCCGGCCACGGTGCTGGCCGCGGCGGCGAGCGTCACCGAGCACATCACGCTGTCGAGCGCCGTCACGGTGCTCTCGACCGAGGACCCGGTGCGCGTCTACCAGCAGTTCACCACGCTCGACCAGCTGAGCAAGGGCCGCGCCGAGCTGCTGGCCGGCCGCGGCTCGTTCACCGAGTCGTTCCCCCTGTTCGGCGCCGACCTCGGCGATTACGACGCGCTGTACGAGGAGAAGCTGGCGCTGCTCCTGCGCATCGACCGCGAGGACCCGATCACCTGGTCCGGCCGGTTCCGGCCGCCGCTGGAGAACGCGCACGTCTACCCCCGGCCGTACGGCCGCCGCCTGCGCATCTCAGTCGGCACCGGCGGCAACCCGGAGTCCTCGATCCGCGCCGGCCTGCTGGGCCTGCCGGTGGTGTACGCGATCATCGGCGGCCAGCCCGAGCGCTTCGCCCCGCTCGTGGACCTCTACCGCCGCGCGGGCGAGGCCGGCGAGCACGCCCCCGAAGACCTCAACGTGACCATGAGCGCCATCGGCCTGATCGCCGAGAACTCCCAGGACGCCAAGGAAAGCTTCTACCCGTACTGGCTGGAAACGATGAAGTACGGCGCCCAGGCCCGAGGCTGGGCGATCCCGTCGAGGGCCGAGTACGACTCGTACACCCACAACGCGCAATCGCTGTTCACCGGCAGCCCCGCGGAAATCGCGGAACGGCTCATCACCGTCGGCAAACTGACCGGCGCCGACCGGTACGCCATGCAGATGGACTGGTCCGGCGTCCCGCACGCGAAGATCATGAAGGCCATCGAGCTGCTGGGCACCGAGGTGCTTCCGGCGGTGCGCAAGGAGTTTCCGGCACAGCCCTGA
- a CDS encoding DUF899 family protein, with protein MPEDPTTTLPGRPPLADLATWQAARDELLVREKAHTREGDALAAARRRLPMVEVDATAEVVGPHGPVPFVSLFQGREELVTYQHMWYDGAPHQGQCEGCTNAAWHLKDAVYLNARGVSLAIVTEGRWDEVADFVEFMGYTQPWYSVRGVPAPIGERMGHLSCFLRDGDRVFLTYSTTGRGTERFNGSFGLLDMTPHGRGEAWEDNPEGWPEGQHACWYWRSDADGNATWGETGRPVPQWTRPGVTAEETLGRNGHPC; from the coding sequence ATGCCGGAGGACCCGACCACCACCCTGCCCGGCCGCCCGCCCCTGGCCGACCTGGCCACCTGGCAGGCCGCCCGCGACGAGCTGCTGGTCCGCGAAAAGGCCCACACCCGCGAGGGCGACGCACTCGCCGCGGCCCGCCGCCGGCTGCCGATGGTGGAGGTCGACGCGACGGCCGAGGTCGTCGGACCCCACGGCCCGGTCCCGTTCGTGAGCTTGTTCCAGGGCCGCGAGGAACTCGTTACGTACCAGCACATGTGGTACGACGGCGCGCCGCACCAGGGTCAGTGCGAAGGCTGCACGAACGCGGCCTGGCACCTGAAGGACGCCGTGTACCTCAACGCCCGCGGCGTCTCGCTCGCGATCGTGACCGAGGGCCGGTGGGACGAGGTCGCCGACTTCGTCGAGTTCATGGGCTACACCCAGCCCTGGTACTCGGTGCGCGGCGTGCCGGCCCCGATCGGCGAACGCATGGGTCACCTCAGCTGCTTCCTGCGCGACGGCGACCGCGTGTTCCTGACCTACTCCACGACGGGCCGGGGCACCGAGCGTTTCAACGGCTCCTTCGGCCTGCTCGACATGACGCCGCACGGCCGCGGTGAGGCTTGGGAGGACAACCCCGAGGGCTGGCCTGAAGGCCAGCACGCGTGCTGGTATTGGCGTTCGGATGCGGATGGCAATGCGACCTGGGGTGAGACCGGGCGTCCGGTGCCGCAGTGGACCCGGCCGGGGGTGACCGCCGAGGAAACCCTGGGGCGGAACGGACATCCCTGCTGA